Within Bacillota bacterium, the genomic segment GAACTTGTCTTACCACCGGTTCCAATAGGAAGTCGGTGGGGGTAGGGCGAATAAAGTAGAGGGTCATGGGCACCAGACCCATGGCCTCCAACTCACTCTTCAAGACCCGGTTTTCTTCCTTCAGGGTCTCCGTGGTCTTGACAAGGCGGTTCAGCTGTTCTTCGAGGTTATGTATCCTGTGCAAAAAATCTTGCTGCTGGACGAAGGCAAGAACCAGGAATCCAATGGCCAGCCCTGTCAATACCGCGTATGCTAAGGCATGTTTCATCTGTGACCCTCCGTAGTCCGCCAGCAAATCGAGAATTACTCCGTCCATTAGTCCTATTGTACAGCTTTCGCGAAGTACGGTCAAACTCTGCGCACACCGAAATCACAGTAGACCGGACCGCCGCAAAAGGCAACAGACTCGATACATCCAGCCGCTAACTCGTCCCCCACAGGACAGAAGGGTATCCCTGATCTCACCGAAACCCTGGGCATCCACCTTGGGATCCGACAGGTACATGGCCAAAAGACCCCGGACGATCAACAGGTGAAACTGGGCTTCGGGCAGCCCCAAGGCCGCCTCGATACTATTCTTTGCAAACCAACTGAGTCGAACAGTGAGCACCTCTAAAGAACTGTAATAGGAAACCAGATTTAGATCTCGGTGCTGCCGGTCCTCCTCCAAGTCGATAAAATAATCCAGGAGGATATGGAGGCCACAAATCCAGGGGAAATAACTGTTGGTTAACCGCTGGGCATACGCTGCGTCCACCTCACCCTGGGCCGCGGCCCGCAACAGGGCAAAGACCGCTAAGGTGGAACCGCAAGCCGCGGCGAATTCCCACCAAGCCAAGTGGGGAAACCTAGGCTGATAGGCCTTGAACCATCGAATCAAGGCCCCCTCCCGGTTGTGGTCCATGTGTTTATAGGCCTGGAGGTCGATATACCGGCGGGTTAGTACACTGAGGTAGGGCTGGACCGAGGGAAAGCCGGGCAACTCCCTCAGGGATGAAAGACATGTTTCCGCCAGATCCCGTAAGTAGCCACCATCGTCTTTGTAAGGATAGAGTTGGTAGTAATCGCTGTTATTACCGGTCTCCCCCACCGCGTCCAGCATCGCCTGGTGCAGATTTCGAAAGGCCTGTTCGTCCCCGAAACCCATCCGGTCACAGAGATTGTCCAGGTAATCACTAATTGTCTGTAGGGAGACGATGGCCCGTAGTAACGGTTCCTCGTCGGAAGATAACCCCAAGGTGTAGGCCGCTCCGCCGAGGCAATGGAATTCTTTCAAAGCGATACTCTGTCGCGCCTGGTGGGCCAACTCTTGAGCCGGGCAGTGGGTCAGGGTCTGAAGCCAACCCTCCAGTTCTGCCCTTACCCGGGGCATTACATACTGGATGTATCTATTGAGATAGTAGGGGGTAAAGAGGAGCAATCGTTGCACCGCCTTCACTCCCTTTCCGCCTTGCCAGCCACAGCCGGACGGTGTAGAAGGGACCCCGGTAAATCTCAACGGCGGTACCAACATCTACGAGATTGTACAGGAACTCCACATGATGATTGTACATTCTAACACAGCCCTTAGAGGCAAAGGTGCCAATGGTGGAGGGCTCGTTGGTCCCGTGGATCCCATATTGGGTATCGGTACCGTCGGGCAAGGCAAGGCCCAGCCAATGGGAGCCGAAGATGCTGTCTTCCTCGCCAATAACCACTTTCTCTGCGATTACAAAACTCCCTTCGGGGGTAAGGTTTGCGGAACTACCCGTAGCCACAGGGAACTCATGAAGCAATTGACCTTGGTTGAAGTAATAGAGTCGGTTTCGAGCCTTATCGACAATGATATGGGGAGATGCATCCAAAGGCTTCGGTGGTCGAGTTCCCAGGTACACCAAGACAAGGACTATTACAAGAATCAGAATCATCCTGCGGATCATCGACTACCAACTCCGCGCCAGTAGTTGATCAGCCATCGCTAACAGGTTCCTCTTCGCCGGTGAATCGGGTAAGGGCTGTAGGGCTCTTTTGGCCATAGCCACATGCCTGTAAGCTCTGCCTTTGGCCTTAGCCAGCGCACCAGTCTCCCGGAGTAGCCTACAGGCTTCCTCCCAGGTAGTTTCGTCTAGATCGCCCTGAGAGATCGTCTTTCTGAGATGATCCCCGACGGAAGCATCCTGAAGAAGTAGGATCATGGGCAACGTGATGATGCCTTGGATCAGGTCCAAACCCACGGGTTTACCTGTACCGGCCTGGGGGATGAAATCGTTTATGTCGTCAAGGATCTGAAAGGCATAGCCAAGCTCCTCGCCAAAACGGGCCACGGTCTCCACCAAGGACTCAGGGCCCTGGCCCACCAAGGCCCCCACCTTACATGCCGCCTTAATCAGCGAAGCCGTTTTACCAAAAATCCTACGATAATACATCTCCTCGGTCTGATTCACGTCATATAAACTGGCAGCCTGTTCCATCTCACCGATACACATGTCCGCCACAGCTCCGGTAACCACAGGAACCACACCGTAGACCACATGTCTAGTAAGGAGCTGATAGGCCCGGCTGAAGAGGAAGTCTCCGGCCAATACCGCCAAGTGGTTGCCCCACAGCGCATTGACGCTGGGGCGATCCCGGCGCGTTTCCGCCTGGTCAATGACATCGTCATGGATTAGGGACGCCATGTGGATCAACTCTACACTGGCCGCCACCTCCACCGCGGCCCGGTCCGGCGGATAGAATAGTTCGGCACATAACAAAACCAACCTCGGGCGAAGCCGTTTGCCGGAATTTAAAAGGTGAGTAGTCAACCGAGTCATCGTCTCACTTTCGGAGTGGACCATTTCCCGCAGACACGTCTCAACTTCCGACGCCAAGACATCGTGGGACGTCAGCGCAGCCGTTCGGCCCATACTAACCTCTCCTCTACACCTATGTGTCAGGATTACTTGATTAGTATGGGCAGTTTTCTCCCTTTCCACACATCAATCTTCCTTGGACGGATCCTCCTCCGGTACATCGCCCAAGATCCCCAAGGGATCCCCCGCGAGCACAATCACTACTTGATAACCCTTCACCTTCGCCCGGTTATACAAAGTGGCTACAGATCCCTTACTTATCCCCAATCTTTGGGCCACCTCATCGTTGGAATAACCCATTTCTTTCAGCGCGACCACCTGTCGCTCGCGAAAGCTCAGCTTCTCTACACCGCGAATCTCAATCTGCATCTGTTCTTCCCTTTCACAATACCCTGTGGAAAACTCCAATCACTAAACCGCCAGCACCGTTAGGCTTCAGAAGTTATCCACGAAGTTATCCACAAATTTTACACAGTCTGTGGACAACTTATGGACAATATTTATACAGACTGGGAAGTATAATGTTCGACGTCAATCTAGGGATCCCTGCCCGAGGACCATCTTGGTAATTTTCCCAATCCTTTATTCCTTAGTAATGGCTAATACTGTGCAAGCGATAAGTGTGATATTATCCATTAACTGAGGTCACAACCATTTTCTGTCCCCTTTCGTCCTAGGGGAAACACCCCTGTGGACGATTGCCACAACAAAAACTCGACAATATGCTGAGGGCATTCTGGATAAAACCGAAGCCCCACGCAACCTACGGCGTCAGGGATGACCCTGGTGGGGCATGAAAATCCCCCTGCCTCGCCCTAGCGTATTGGGATGGAGACAAACCCGTAAGCTTTTTGAAAAGGCGACTAAAGTAATATATGTTACCAAATCCAACTGCTTCCGCCGCTTCGGTGACATTGCACTCCCCACTGAGCAACAGATCTTTAGCCTTATCGATCCTAACTCGGTTCTGGTATTGCAACGGAGACATGCCGGTGCTTTGCTTGAACAGGTAGCGAAAATAGGAGGAGCTAACCCCCACGAGATCAGCTAGTTCCGAAGAACTGTAAGTATGCTGATAATTGGCGTGAATCAGCTGAAGACACTTGTCTATTTCCTTCTTGTAGGGAAGGGAAAACCTCTGGCTTCGGACATACAGACGATAGAGCACATCCAAAAGGATGCCGCGGCACTGGGTCAGATAGCCCGGGCGCTTTTCCGACCAGCTACGGTACAACTGAGCAAAGTGGGTAAACAGTTCGGGAAAGCTGGCACTGTTGGGGCAGGCCAACAAAGATTCCTCACTGCCCTTAGAAAGAAACTGAAGTTCAAAGGCAACAGAGTAAAAGGTCCAAGGAGCGTGGGGAATGGTGCTGGCCTTCCGGGGGAAATACTTGGGCAAAAACAAAAGGTCCCCCTTCTTGATACGGTGCCTTTCTTGCTTGAATTCGTAGGTAGCATCGCCTGTTAAGCAGTAGGCCATAATGAAGTAATCATTTCTACCGGAGTCTAGGTTCCAGGAAGGTTTGGTTTCCCTGTGAATTACATAACGGATCTGCGTAACGGTCAAATCAAAGTCCCTGCTTTGTGCCTCGTTCATGCTGCCCCGACCTCCCTAATACTTCTATTATTTAGTATACATCTACTGCGGCAGTTTTTCATAGCTGTACGTTTTCATCGTCAAAAAAGACAAATAGGGTGTGAAATGTGAATGGATTTGCCCGGGGGAAAGGTCTATCATAGATAATGAAGGTTTGCCTCGAATTGGTGTGTAAGGGAAACCCTCCCAGGGATGGATTTACAGGGAAAGCACCTGGAAGTACAGAACAATGCCTAGAAATATAGGGTGGGTGAAAAATGAAACTGATGGTGGGATACCAGCTGCCGGAAGGGGAAGAAGACTCCATCGTCGACATCGTCAAGGAGCATCATCACCGAATCTACGAGGTCTACTTCCCTTGGATCAACCAGGCCTCGGGGCGGGCATCCTTGAACATCCGCCGGGGTTATACCAATTGGGAGGCCTAGGCCCGCCTAGAAAGTGACTTGCGTGCCCTACGAAACCTGGGGGTACGGCTGGACCTACTCTTCAACGCTAATTGTTACGGTGGCTTGGCGGTGAGCGAATACTTGGCCCACGAAGTAATCTCTATTTTGGAGCATCTGGACAAAATAGTGGGCGGAGTGGAGACGGTTACCACCACATCCCTGGCCATTGCCTACATCATCAAGAACGAATTCCCCGAGATTGAGGTTCGGGCCTCGGTTAACATGCGTCTGGGCACAATCCAGGCTATGCAATACGTTGCGGAGTATTTCGATGGCTACTATGTGCAGCGGGAGTACAACCGGGATTTTGCCCGGCTTAAGCAGCTTAAGAACTGGGCCGATGAAAAGGAAAAGAAACTCTATCTTTTAGCCAACAGCGGTTGCTTATACACTTGTCCTGGTCAGACTTTCCATGACAACATGGTGGCCCATGAGCGAGAAATCGATGAAATGCGAAACATCGCCGGATGGACGCCCCATGTGTGCTGGCACAATTTCCAAGATCCTAGCAAGTGGTCTGCTGTGTTACAAGGCAGTTGGATCAGGCCCGAAGACCTACATCAATACGAGGAGTTGTTTCCCGTAGTTAAACTAGCAACTCGCATGCATGCCCAACCCAGGGCAGTCATCGAAGCATACCTAGAAGGACAGTATTACGGAAACTTACTCGACCTACTAGAACCCGGCTTCTCGCCTGCCTTTGCCCCTTACATCCTGGACAACAAGCGATTCCCTGAGGATTGGTTTCAGCGGACAACAACCTGCGGACATAATTGTCACACCTGTGGCTTTTGTCCCCAGGTATTGGAGCAGGTGTTGGTAAAGATGGAAGGTTATTGAAAAGGATAGAAGAAAGGATGACAAGAATGCTCACAGCCGAAGAAGTAAAGAAACGTGCCAAAAGCTTCGGTGCAGACTTAGTGGGGATCGCACCCATCGAACGCTTCGAGGGAGCGCCTCTGCAAATGGATCCCAAACAGATCATGCCCGAGGCCCGTTCTGTAATCGTGATGGCTTTTCGCGTCATGCGCGGTAGCCTACGGGGAATTGAAGAGGGAACCTTCTTTAGCAATTATTCTTCCATGGGTTATGGCGGGATCACCTATCTGTACATGCCCCTCACGGTGATCAACTTAAGTCGTTTCATCGAGGACCACGGCTATGAAGCGATTCCCATCGGACATCAAAGCGACTGGCAGGCCATCGACAACGTAGGAAATCTCAAACGAAACTTCAGTCGTCCTGTGGCCCCAGGCCGAGCCCATCCCGATGTGATGATCCATTTGCGCATCGCCGCGTACTTGGCTGGATTGGGCGAAATCGGGTACAGCAAGGTCTTTCTGACACCACAATTCGGTCCCCGGCAACGCCTGGGTGTGGTCCTCACCGAGGCAGAGCTAGAACCAGATCCCATCTACCAGGGACCACAGCTTTGCAATCGCTGCATGGCCTGTGTCCGGGAGTGTCCCGGTTCTGCCATCAGTGCCACAAAGACCGTA encodes:
- a CDS encoding L,D-transpeptidase; protein product: MILILVIVLVLVYLGTRPPKPLDASPHIIVDKARNRLYYFNQGQLLHEFPVATGSSANLTPEGSFVIAEKVVIGEEDSIFGSHWLGLALPDGTDTQYGIHGTNEPSTIGTFASKGCVRMYNHHVEFLYNLVDVGTAVEIYRGPFYTVRLWLARRKGSEGGATIAPLYPLLSQ
- a CDS encoding sigma-70 family RNA polymerase sigma factor, with protein sequence MQIEIRGVEKLSFRERQVVALKEMGYSNDEVAQRLGISKGSVATLYNRAKVKGYQVVIVLAGDPLGILGDVPEEDPSKED
- a CDS encoding epoxyqueuosine reductase, giving the protein MTRMLTAEEVKKRAKSFGADLVGIAPIERFEGAPLQMDPKQIMPEARSVIVMAFRVMRGSLRGIEEGTFFSNYSSMGYGGITYLYMPLTVINLSRFIEDHGYEAIPIGHQSDWQAIDNVGNLKRNFSRPVAPGRAHPDVMIHLRIAAYLAGLGEIGYSKVFLTPQFGPRQRLGVVLTEAELEPDPIYQGPQLCNRCMACVRECPGSAISATKTVKVELAGNMVEWGELDCAACDLAFRGGMKGDGRYIETWKEGTIPSPISPFYKKPNNLYNTGQAVCGGRGCVRACMISLEKRGVLENKFKMPFRRRKPWLVDWSQPEEPSIDKGSENKSEAD
- a CDS encoding polyprenyl synthetase family protein, coding for MGRTAALTSHDVLASEVETCLREMVHSESETMTRLTTHLLNSGKRLRPRLVLLCAELFYPPDRAAVEVAASVELIHMASLIHDDVIDQAETRRDRPSVNALWGNHLAVLAGDFLFSRAYQLLTRHVVYGVVPVVTGAVADMCIGEMEQAASLYDVNQTEEMYYRRIFGKTASLIKAACKVGALVGQGPESLVETVARFGEELGYAFQILDDINDFIPQAGTGKPVGLDLIQGIITLPMILLLQDASVGDHLRKTISQGDLDETTWEEACRLLRETGALAKAKGRAYRHVAMAKRALQPLPDSPAKRNLLAMADQLLARSW
- a CDS encoding AraC family transcriptional regulator → MNEAQSRDFDLTVTQIRYVIHRETKPSWNLDSGRNDYFIMAYCLTGDATYEFKQERHRIKKGDLLFLPKYFPRKASTIPHAPWTFYSVAFELQFLSKGSEESLLACPNSASFPELFTHFAQLYRSWSEKRPGYLTQCRGILLDVLYRLYVRSQRFSLPYKKEIDKCLQLIHANYQHTYSSSELADLVGVSSSYFRYLFKQSTGMSPLQYQNRVRIDKAKDLLLSGECNVTEAAEAVGFGNIYYFSRLFKKLTGLSPSQYARARQGDFHAPPGSSLTP
- a CDS encoding tetraprenyl-beta-curcumene synthase family protein — its product is MQRLLLFTPYYLNRYIQYVMPRVRAELEGWLQTLTHCPAQELAHQARQSIALKEFHCLGGAAYTLGLSSDEEPLLRAIVSLQTISDYLDNLCDRMGFGDEQAFRNLHQAMLDAVGETGNNSDYYQLYPYKDDGGYLRDLAETCLSSLRELPGFPSVQPYLSVLTRRYIDLQAYKHMDHNREGALIRWFKAYQPRFPHLAWWEFAAACGSTLAVFALLRAAAQGEVDAAYAQRLTNSYFPWICGLHILLDYFIDLEEDRQHRDLNLVSYYSSLEVLTVRLSWFAKNSIEAALGLPEAQFHLLIVRGLLAMYLSDPKVDAQGFGEIRDTLLSCGGRVSGWMYRVCCLLRRSGLL